One window of the Streptomyces asoensis genome contains the following:
- a CDS encoding SsgA family sporulation/cell division regulator, producing the protein MQSIPATLSYDRQDPFAVRMTFPAPATLEGVEVCWTFARDLLAAGLHDAEGHGDVRVRPYGYGRTVLEFHAPEGTAVVHVHTEKILDFLRATSELVPAGTEYRQLDLDHDLAELMRDAR; encoded by the coding sequence ATGCAGAGCATCCCCGCCACCCTGTCCTACGACCGGCAGGACCCCTTCGCCGTCCGCATGACCTTCCCGGCTCCGGCCACCCTGGAGGGCGTCGAGGTCTGCTGGACCTTCGCCCGTGACCTGCTCGCCGCGGGCCTGCACGACGCCGAGGGCCACGGCGACGTCCGGGTGCGGCCCTACGGGTACGGCCGCACCGTGCTGGAGTTCCACGCGCCCGAAGGCACCGCCGTCGTGCACGTCCACACCGAGAAGATCCTCGACTTCCTGCGGGCCACGAGCGAGCTGGTACCCGCCGGCACGGAGTACCGGCAGCTCGACCTCGACCACGACCTGGCGGAGCTGATGCGGGACGCCCGTTAA
- the ddaH gene encoding dimethylargininase translates to MPSKKALIRRPSPRLAEGLVTHVEREKVDVELALEQWEAYAEALRAHGWETVEVDPADDCPDSVFVEDTVVMYKNVALIARSGAESRRDETLGVEEAVARLGCSVNWIWEPGTLDGGDVLKVGDTIYVGRGGRTNAAGVQQVRAAFEPLGARVVAVPVSKVLHLKSAVTALPDGTVIGHIPKVDRPSLFPRFLSVPEEAGSHVVLLGGPQVLISAAAPKTADLLADLGHEPVVVDIGEFEKLEGCVTCLSVRLRELYA, encoded by the coding sequence GTGCCCAGCAAGAAGGCCCTCATCCGCCGCCCCAGCCCGCGCCTCGCCGAAGGCCTGGTGACGCATGTCGAGCGGGAGAAGGTCGACGTGGAGCTCGCCCTGGAGCAGTGGGAGGCGTACGCCGAAGCCCTGCGGGCGCACGGCTGGGAGACCGTCGAGGTCGACCCGGCCGACGACTGCCCGGACTCCGTGTTCGTCGAGGACACGGTGGTGATGTACAAGAACGTCGCCCTGATCGCGCGCTCCGGCGCAGAGTCCCGGCGCGACGAGACCCTCGGGGTCGAGGAGGCCGTGGCCCGCCTGGGCTGCTCGGTGAACTGGATCTGGGAGCCGGGCACGCTGGACGGCGGTGACGTGCTCAAGGTCGGCGACACGATCTACGTCGGCCGGGGCGGCCGTACCAACGCGGCCGGCGTCCAGCAGGTGCGCGCCGCGTTCGAACCGCTGGGCGCGCGGGTCGTGGCCGTACCGGTGAGCAAGGTGCTGCATCTGAAGTCGGCGGTCACGGCGCTGCCCGACGGCACGGTGATCGGCCACATCCCCAAGGTGGACCGGCCGTCGCTGTTCCCGCGCTTCCTGTCGGTGCCCGAGGAGGCCGGCTCGCACGTGGTGCTGCTCGGCGGCCCGCAGGTGCTCATCTCGGCCGCCGCGCCGAAGACGGCGGACCTGCTCGCCGATCTCGGGCACGAGCCCGTCGTCGTCGACATCGGCGAGTTCGAGAAACTCGAGGGATGTGTGACATGCCTCTCGGTGCGGCTGCGTGAACTGTACGCCTGA
- a CDS encoding ABC-F family ATP-binding cassette domain-containing protein: MTHSITCTSLAFSWPDGTPVFDGLDVAFGPGRTGLVGVNGSGKSTLLKLIAGELTPSDGTVRLAGEVGHLPQNVTLDTTLKVDAALGIAPQRAALHAIEAGDASARHFETVGDDWDVEERALATLGELGLGHIDLDRTIGEVSGGESVLLRLAALLLRRPDVLLLDEPTNNLDLYARRRLYSAVTSWPGVLIVVSHDRELLDLVDQIADLRAGEVTWYGGNFSAYEEALATEQEAAERMVRVAEADLKKQKRELVDAQVTLARRKRYGQKMSDQKREPKIVMGARKRAAQESAGKYRIMHEEKLAKAKERLDDAVEAVRDDDEIRVELPYTAVPPGREVLLLQDLRLAYGARVDGGFDLRGPERVALVGRNGAGKTTLLRTIAGELAPEAGEAHAHVPLRFLPQRLDLLDGELTVAENVARFAPGATNNRIRARLARFLFRGARADQKAATLSGGERFRASLAALMLAEPAPQLLMLDEPTNSLDMASVRQLTTALESYEGALIVASHDLPFLESIGITRWLLLDGELRETTASEVTDPA; this comes from the coding sequence TTGACTCACTCCATCACCTGTACCTCCCTCGCCTTCTCCTGGCCGGACGGCACCCCCGTCTTCGACGGGCTCGACGTCGCCTTCGGCCCCGGCCGGACCGGACTCGTCGGCGTCAACGGCTCCGGCAAGTCGACCCTGCTGAAGCTGATCGCCGGTGAACTCACCCCCTCCGACGGCACGGTGCGCCTCGCCGGCGAGGTCGGACACCTCCCGCAGAACGTCACCCTCGACACCACGCTGAAGGTCGACGCGGCGCTCGGCATCGCCCCGCAGCGGGCCGCGCTGCACGCCATCGAGGCCGGTGACGCCTCCGCGCGGCACTTCGAGACCGTCGGCGACGACTGGGACGTCGAGGAGCGCGCGCTGGCCACCCTCGGCGAGCTCGGGCTCGGCCACATCGACCTCGACCGCACCATCGGCGAGGTGTCGGGCGGCGAGTCGGTCCTGCTGCGGCTGGCCGCGCTGCTGCTGCGCCGGCCGGACGTCCTGCTGCTGGACGAGCCGACCAACAACCTCGACCTGTACGCCCGGCGGCGGCTGTACTCGGCCGTCACCTCCTGGCCGGGCGTACTGATCGTGGTCAGCCACGACCGCGAGCTGCTCGACCTCGTCGACCAGATCGCCGACCTGCGCGCCGGGGAGGTCACCTGGTACGGCGGCAACTTCTCCGCGTACGAGGAGGCCCTGGCCACCGAGCAGGAGGCCGCCGAGCGCATGGTGCGCGTCGCCGAGGCCGACCTGAAGAAACAGAAGCGCGAACTGGTCGACGCCCAGGTCACGCTGGCCCGCCGCAAGCGGTACGGGCAGAAGATGTCCGACCAGAAACGCGAACCGAAGATCGTGATGGGGGCACGCAAGCGCGCGGCGCAGGAGTCGGCGGGCAAGTACCGGATCATGCACGAGGAGAAGCTCGCCAAGGCCAAGGAGCGGCTCGACGACGCGGTGGAGGCCGTACGGGACGACGACGAGATCCGCGTCGAACTGCCGTACACGGCCGTGCCGCCGGGGCGCGAGGTCCTGCTGCTCCAGGACCTCCGGCTCGCGTACGGCGCGCGCGTGGACGGTGGTTTCGACCTGCGCGGTCCCGAGCGGGTCGCGCTGGTCGGGCGCAACGGCGCGGGCAAGACGACGCTGCTGCGCACCATCGCCGGGGAGCTGGCCCCGGAGGCGGGCGAGGCGCACGCGCACGTGCCGCTGCGTTTCCTGCCCCAGCGCCTCGACCTCCTCGACGGCGAGCTCACGGTCGCCGAGAACGTGGCCCGGTTCGCGCCGGGCGCCACCAACAACCGGATCCGGGCCCGGCTGGCCCGCTTCCTGTTCCGGGGCGCCCGCGCCGATCAGAAGGCGGCGACGCTGTCCGGCGGGGAACGCTTCCGGGCGAGCCTGGCGGCGCTGATGCTGGCCGAGCCGGCGCCCCAGTTGCTCATGCTGGACGAGCCGACCAACAGCCTCGACATGGCGAGCGTGCGTCAGCTCACCACCGCCCTGGAGTCCTACGAGGGCGCACTGATCGTGGCCAGCCACGACCTGCCGTTCCTGGAGTCCATCGGCATCACCCGGTGGCTGCTGCTGGACGGGGAGCTGCGGGAGACGACGGCGTCGGAGGTGACCGATCCGGCCTAG
- a CDS encoding plasmid stabilization protein, with amino-acid sequence MPRGSSPKRERQYEHIKESAQDRGESPGRAKEIAARTVNKERARSGESKTASRTSVQDMSSGKRGGQRSGKGSQGPTYDQLYGEAKRRGVKGRSDMNKSQLQRALGDKS; translated from the coding sequence ATGCCACGCGGTTCCAGCCCCAAGCGGGAGCGCCAGTACGAGCACATCAAGGAGAGCGCGCAGGACCGGGGCGAGAGCCCCGGACGCGCGAAGGAGATCGCCGCCCGGACGGTCAACAAGGAACGCGCCCGGTCCGGCGAGTCCAAGACCGCGAGCCGCACGTCCGTCCAGGACATGTCGTCCGGCAAGCGGGGCGGTCAGCGGTCCGGCAAGGGCTCCCAGGGGCCCACGTACGACCAGCTCTACGGGGAGGCCAAGCGGCGGGGCGTCAAGGGCCGTTCGGACATGAACAAGAGCCAGCTGCAACGCGCGCTCGGCGACAAGAGCTGA
- a CDS encoding acyl-ACP desaturase encodes MTITSPHLGSPAVWTDAKLLHALEEVVETELNRHLKVTKDWMPHEYVPWSDGRNFPGFFEDGEAWEKGQSKVTEIGRIALVVNLLTEDNLPSYHHEIASLFGRDGAWGTWVHRWTAEEGRHGIVMRDYLLASRAVDPDKLEQFRMSHMSEGFESDNRHSMLHSVAYVAFQELATRVSHRNTGHQSGDPVCDRMLARIATDENLHMVFYRNLLKAAFELAPDLTMQAVRDVLVNFRMPGHGMPGFERFAAQMAIGEVYNLRIHHDDVIQPVLRFLKVMEVDGLGPEGQKAQEEIGLYMGGLDSEASKFDEKLAARKARMAARAAG; translated from the coding sequence GTGACGATCACCTCCCCTCACCTCGGTAGCCCCGCCGTCTGGACCGACGCCAAGCTGCTGCACGCGCTGGAGGAAGTGGTCGAGACGGAACTCAACCGGCACCTGAAGGTCACCAAGGACTGGATGCCCCACGAGTACGTGCCGTGGAGCGACGGCCGCAACTTCCCCGGCTTCTTCGAGGACGGCGAGGCCTGGGAGAAGGGGCAGTCCAAGGTCACCGAGATCGGCCGGATCGCGCTCGTCGTGAACCTGCTCACCGAGGACAACCTGCCCAGCTACCACCACGAGATCGCCTCGCTCTTCGGCCGGGACGGCGCCTGGGGCACCTGGGTGCACCGCTGGACGGCCGAGGAGGGCCGGCACGGCATCGTGATGCGCGACTACCTGCTCGCCTCGCGCGCGGTGGACCCGGACAAGCTGGAGCAGTTCCGCATGTCCCACATGAGCGAGGGCTTCGAGTCCGACAACCGGCACTCGATGCTGCACTCGGTCGCCTACGTCGCCTTCCAGGAGCTGGCCACCCGCGTCTCGCACCGCAACACCGGCCACCAGTCGGGCGACCCGGTCTGCGACCGCATGCTGGCGCGCATCGCGACCGACGAGAACCTGCACATGGTCTTCTACCGCAACCTCCTGAAGGCCGCCTTCGAGCTGGCCCCCGACCTGACCATGCAGGCCGTGCGCGACGTCCTCGTCAACTTCCGCATGCCCGGTCACGGCATGCCCGGCTTCGAGCGGTTCGCCGCGCAGATGGCGATCGGCGAGGTCTACAACCTGCGCATCCACCACGACGACGTCATCCAGCCCGTGCTGCGCTTCCTGAAGGTCATGGAGGTCGACGGTCTCGGCCCCGAGGGGCAGAAGGCGCAGGAGGAGATCGGCCTGTACATGGGCGGCCTCGACTCGGAGGCGTCCAAGTTCGACGAGAAGCTGGCGGCGCGCAAGGCCCGGATGGCGGCACGGGCGGCCGGCTGA
- a CDS encoding WD40/YVTN/BNR-like repeat-containing protein yields MRRLGKTRRTVRTSRGSGRVVAAACGAAALALLTALPAEAHTPRPAAPHWDLKDTGTTAVRFRGLAAVDRHTAWVSGTEGTVLRTTDGGENWRNVSPPGAADLQFRDIEAFDARRAVVLAIGEGEASRVYRTEDGGTTWTESFRNTDAHAFYDCLTFFDRRHGLAMSDPVGGKFRILSTADGGRSWKVLPNDGMPAALDGEAGFAASGQCLVASGTKDVWLATGGAARARVLHSSDRGLTWTAADTPIPAGDPARGVFAVAFRDRTQGLAVGGDYRADQPSPRAAAATGDAGRTWRPAATPPPAYRSGVAWLPHSRSAALAVGPTGTDLTTDAGRTWRTLDTGSYDTVDCTPDLGCWAAGEQGRVARLES; encoded by the coding sequence ATGAGGCGCTTGGGGAAGACGCGACGCACGGTTCGGACTTCACGCGGGAGCGGCCGGGTGGTGGCGGCGGCCTGCGGGGCGGCGGCACTGGCCCTCCTGACCGCCCTGCCCGCCGAGGCGCACACACCGCGGCCCGCGGCGCCGCACTGGGACCTCAAGGACACCGGCACGACCGCCGTACGGTTCCGGGGTCTCGCGGCGGTCGACCGGCACACCGCCTGGGTGTCCGGCACCGAGGGCACCGTCCTGCGCACCACCGACGGCGGCGAGAACTGGCGCAACGTCTCGCCGCCCGGCGCCGCCGACCTCCAGTTCCGGGACATCGAGGCGTTCGACGCGCGCCGCGCCGTGGTGCTCGCCATCGGCGAGGGCGAGGCGTCGCGCGTGTACCGCACCGAGGACGGCGGGACGACCTGGACGGAGTCCTTCCGCAACACCGACGCCCACGCCTTCTACGACTGCCTGACCTTCTTCGACCGCCGTCACGGCCTCGCCATGAGCGACCCGGTGGGCGGAAAGTTCCGCATCCTGTCGACCGCCGACGGCGGCCGCTCCTGGAAGGTGCTGCCGAACGACGGCATGCCGGCCGCCCTGGACGGCGAGGCGGGTTTCGCGGCCAGTGGCCAGTGCCTGGTCGCCTCCGGGACGAAGGACGTCTGGCTGGCCACCGGCGGGGCCGCACGCGCGCGTGTGCTGCACTCCTCCGACCGAGGACTGACGTGGACGGCCGCCGACACCCCGATCCCCGCGGGGGACCCCGCGCGCGGGGTCTTCGCCGTCGCCTTCCGCGACCGCACCCAGGGCCTCGCCGTCGGCGGCGACTACCGCGCCGACCAGCCCTCCCCGCGGGCCGCCGCCGCGACCGGCGACGCGGGCCGCACCTGGCGGCCGGCCGCCACACCCCCGCCCGCCTACCGCTCCGGTGTCGCCTGGCTCCCGCACAGCCGCTCCGCCGCCCTCGCCGTCGGCCCCACCGGCACCGACCTGACCACCGACGCCGGCCGCACCTGGCGCACCCTCGACACGGGCTCGTACGACACCGTGGACTGCACCCCCGACCTCGGCTGCTGGGCCGCCGGCGAACAGGGGCGCGTGGCACGCCTGGAGAGCTGA